The genomic window ACCGCTCTTGGCATGCAGTCGCATTACATCGTACCCTCCACCAATGGGTGATTGCGATTTGTCGTTTTGGCGAATTGTACACTCCATTGTGCTCAATCTATGGAAACTTGGCGAATGACAAACCTCCTGCAACCGCCCCGATACGCTTTTGGCAAGCAAGCGATTCTGGCGGCAATTTGCTGCCTATCCCTGATTTCCCTAGGCGGATGCCGCGGCCAGGGTCTGTTTCCGCCAGCGGGCACGATCAACCAACAACAAGCCGATGCGATTGTGCACGATCCGTTTCCGCAAAACGACATTGCACCCTATGAAGCGGCGTCGCGGCCACGTGATTACCAGCAACCGCTCCCCGAACCTGTGCGGAATCGGCTAATTCCGGACGCAATGCCTTGGTTAGGGCGTTAACCCCCAATCACAAGCGAAGCGGGCTGTGGTAGATTTAACGTTAGATTCCTATCGTTACTCGAGAACACGTATGCCAAGCCGCTCTGCAAATCAATCTGCTAAGAAACCCGCGAAAAAGCCTCGCCAGCAATCATCAAGAAAGTCGACGTCTAAATTAAAGTCAGACCGATCATCCGATGATCCGAACAAACCGATCCGGCTGCAACGCCTGCTCGCCTCGGCGGGATTCGGCAGTCGCCGACGATGCGAAGAGTTGATCGTCGAAGGTCGCGTCGAGGTGAATGGCAAGATTGTCGAAGAACTTGGGACGTCGGTCGATGCAAAAACGGCCAAGATTTTTGTCGACGGATCGCCACTTCGTCCCCAAAAACTGGTGTATTACGCCGTTAACAAGCCGACCGGGGTGGTAACCACCAATTCGGATCCGGAAGGTCGCCCGCGAGTCATCGATTTGGTTCCGCCGAGCGAACGAGTGTTTGCCGTCGGACGGCTCGACCGCAGCAGTGAAGGCTTGATCCTGTTGACCAATGATGGCGAATTAGCACAAAAATTGGCTCATCCCAAATACCAAATCCGCAAGGTTTATCGCGCAACGGTTGCAGGCAAAGTGACCAGCGAAGCGATGCGTTCGATGCAAAAGGGGATGTACATCTCCGAAGGCTACGTCAAGGTCGAAGGTGCCAAGGTCTTAAAGGCACGGCCACGCGCGACGGAGTTAGAGATCACTCTTCGCGAAGGGAAAAACCGAGAAATACGCCGCATTTTGGCCCGGCTTGGACACAAGGTTCAGCAGTTGCGACGCATCGCGATCGGCCCGCTGCGGTTGGGCGATATGCCGATCGGCTCCTATCGTGTTCTGACTCATTTGGAAATCAAAAAGCTGCAAGAGTCCGCTGAGCAATCGCGGCGTGCGGCCGAAGCGAATCCCGAAAAACCTTTTCGCTCAAAATCGCCTAAGAAGAAGGTTTCGGCGCGAGCACGAGCTGCGGGGCGTTCGGCCTCCGGATTCGCTGAAACAAGGAACACGAAGTCCCGCAAGAAACCCGCAGCAAAGCCGCGCAGCAAACCTTCAACAGGCTTGGCCGCCGGCAGCGGCATTAGCAGCGGTGGTGTCGTGATCGGCGGTGAGTCGTCGGAGCGAAAACCTCGCAAAACGGTGAAGACTTCCTCGAAAAAACGAGTCACTCGTAAAAGTAGCACACGAGCCAGTGCCACAGCAAAGCGAGCGACGAAGCGGAGACCAGGACGGTAATACGCCATGTCAGAAACAGCGTCAAAACTTCATGCGAAGCACTATGCCGATCGCATGGTGCAAATCGATTCCGTCATCGAGCAGAACGAGAGGATCGGCGAGGCGACCTATCGGTTGCGCATTGCAGCCAAGGCAATTGCGGAGTCGGTCTTGCCGGGGCAATTTGTGATGATCCGACTCTCCGGCACAAACGCTCCTTTGATCGGCCGGGCATTTGCCGTCTATGACGTGATTCGAACGGAATCCGGTGAAGCGATTTGGATCGATCTGGTCTACCTGTGTAAAGGAGTGATGACCAAGGCGCTCGCCGCATCGCCTCTTGGTACTGCTGTGACCGTCTGGGGACCACTTGGCAACGGCTTTCTTAACGAAGGGTGTGACCGGCTTATCATGGCGGTCGGCGGCATCGGTCAAACGCCGATGTTGTTACTTGGCCGGGAAGCCCTCGGCAGTGAATGCTATGGAAGTCCTCCTCGAGCAAACGGGTGGAGCGAAAAGGTGGAACTGATCTATGGTGCCCGCCGCAAGTCGCTGTTGGCTGGCGTCGATGATTTCGCTCAGTCTCGCTTTGAAGTGACGCTTTGTACCGATGACGGTAGTGCCGGTGTTCGCGATTTGGTTCCCAACGTGCTGGCCAAGCGACTCACGGAATTGCCATCTGGTGAGCGGGTCCGCGTGGCAACCTGCGGCCCCGAGGTCATGATGCAAAAGGTCGCCCAGGTTTGCCGTGATGCCTCGGCATCCGTCGTTTGTGATGTCTCGATGGAAACGCCAATGGCTTGCGGTATCGGTATCTGTTTTTCCTGTGTCGCCAAGATCCGCCAAGATGGCGATGATCCTTGGGACTACAAACGGACTTGCGTTGAAGGCCCCGTCTTTCGAGCCGACCAGATTTACTGGTAGGCGGCATCCCGACACGCAAATCTTGGGACCGCGTGGGCTATTGCTCATGGCACTTGCAAGCGCCAGCCTTGCGGCTTGGCAGGCACTTGGAAAAAATAATGCCCGAGGATGGCGTTATGGGATCGCGAATCGAACATAGTCAATAATTGAGAGTTTGATCCCATTCAGTGTTATCGCTTTTCTTTGTTTTGAAGGTTATCGTTTTGACGTTAATTTGATGCCACCGTCATCTCGATTCTGAAACACCTCAGCAAACGGAAACCAAGTATGATCATCGGCGTGCCAAAAGAGCTTAAGACGGACGAGTACCGTATCGCAATGTTGCCAGTCGGCGTGGAGGATTTGGTGTCGCGAGGACACGAAGTTCTGATCGAAGCGGGTGGCGGACTGGGCAGCGGTCTACCGGATGAGGATTACCAAAAATCGGGTGCGGAAATCTGTGCTTCAGCGGATGAGATCTTTGCCCGAGCGGATCTGATTGTGAAAGTGAAAGAGCCGCAAGAGCAAGAGTTTTCCAGAATTCGTGCCGGCCAATTGGTGTTCACCTACTTTCATTTTGCGGCCAGTTTGCCGCTCACCGAAGCGATGATTGACAGCCGTGCAACGTGCATCGCCTATGAAACACTGCGTGATGCGAATGGTCGTTTACCGCTGCTGACGCCGATGAGCGAAGTGGCTGGACGAATGAGTATTCAGCAAGGGGCAAAGTACTTGGAAAAGCCGCAGATGGGTCGCGGTATCCTGCTCGGAGGTGTTCCAGGAGTAGCGCCGGCTCATATTACCATTCTTGGCGGCGGAATTGTGGGAGCGAATGCAGCGAAGATCGCCGCTGGTTTTCAAGCCGATGTCGCAATCCTCGACACCAACCTCGATCGGCTTCGCTACCTCGATGACATCATGCCTGCAAATGTCAATTGTTTGTATAGCGATCGACACAATATCCTTGAACAGCTTCGCCGCGCAGACTTGGTCATCGGCTCCGTTTTGATTCCTGGTGCCAAGGCTCCCCAATTGGTTCGCGCCGAGGATCTGCGGCTAATGAAACCGGGCAGTGTCCTGATCGACGTCGCGGTTGATCAGGGGGGATGTATTGAAACGAGTCGCCCGACGACGCACAGCAACCCGACCTACATGGTGGACGAAATCGTTCATTATTGCGTTGCCAATATGCCTGGAGCGGTGGGCCGGACAAGCACGTTTGCCCTCTGCAATGCAACCCTGCCGTGGATCAGAACGTTGGCGGACAAGGGACTCGCTTCCGCTATTGAAGATCATCCTCCGTTGCACGAAGCGGTCAACATTTTTCATGGCAAAGTGGTCAACGCCGCCGTCGCTGATGCATTTGGATTGAGCTTGACCGAAATGTGATTGTTGGAGCCCGGGCGTTAGCCAACCCGACACGGATCTCGGAAACGACGATCGGACGACGCTCCAAGCATTCGGCTTAACTCAGCAATGCTCTCGCGACGTTGATGTAGATGACGATGCCGAGAATGTCGACGATGCCAGCAACGAAGGGGTTGCTCATCAGCGCCGGATCTAAGCCAGCTCGTTTGAAAAGGATGGGCAGCAGAGCTCCGCACATACAGCCACAAATGATGACCGAAAGCAACGTGATTGGTATAATGAGAGCTCCTTCCAAGGATGGAGCGATGAACAAGGCGACTAGAAAACCGATCAGGGCCAAGAAGCTGCCCAGCATGAACGAGACCGCCAATTCCCTCACCAAGACTTTTGGCAAATCGTGGAACTTGACTTCGCCCGACGTCATCGCGGTAATGACCAATGTCGCCGATTGACTACCCGAGTTTCCGCCCGCACTGATGATCAGTGGAATGAACCATACCAACCATGCGTAAGCTTCGAGTTCCGCTTCATATTGGCGAAGCGTGAACGCAGTCAATAATGCTGCAAAAAAGAGGATGGTTAGCCAAAGTCCACGTTTCCAAGACAACGTGTACAAGCCGATGCGTAAAAAGTCATCCTCCAAAGGTGCGACGGCCGCAATTCGATGGGCATCCTCCGTCAATTCTTCCCGTACGACATCAATCACATCATCATGCGTAATGATTCCCAATAGCCGACGGCCAGAATCAACCACCGGGATGGCCAACAAATTATATCGCTCCACCTTTTCGGCAACGGATTCTTGGTCTTCGGTCACCAACGCCACCACGACGTCGGATTCCATCATCTCGCCGAGTGTCCGATTCGGTTTATTCAGTGAAGATACCAATTGGCGTGTGGAGACGATCCCACGCAGCATGTTGTCTTCATCAACCACATACAAATAGTAGATGGTTTCCAACTCGCTCGCTTGACGCCCAAGTTCATCGAGTGCTTCACGCACCGTCAATTTCTGGCCCAACTTAGCGACCTCGGTCGTCATCAAACCACCGGCAGTCTCCTCTTGGTAGGCCCGCAGTCGTTGGATGTTTCGCCGATCCGATAACGGCAACAAAGGCAGAATCTGATTGACCCGTTCGCTCGGCAATTCCTGCAGTAAATCGACCCGATCATCCGCAGGGATTTCTTCGACCAGCTCAGCGACCTGAGACGGATCGTGCTTATAAAGCATCGCCAATTGGCGTTCTTCTTCAAAGTAGCCGAAAATCTCAGAACGTCGCGACGGCGCAGCGTATTGCAACACCTCCCAGGCCTCTTCATTGCTAAGACCTTCCATGAACTCAGCTGTGCGACCAGGATTCAACGCGTTGCAAAACTCGATCAATTCGGCCTGGTTGTGCTCCGCCAACATCTCACGCAACTCAGGAAGGAATAGAGTGTTAACCATCGTGCCACTTCCTTCATGAACTTACGGGAATACGAACCAGTGCTTTGTCAATTTATATCTTAGCGTAATGGATCTTGTTCAAGATCCTGGCAGGTGGGGATCTTGAACAAGATTCACTACCTCCACCCCTCATTCTTGTCGCTGACAATGCACCGTTCGAGGTTATACATTGGATTCGAGGTTATACATTGGAATGGTTCGTCGCTGAACCAGGAGTCCAGCGAAAAATATGCGGTAGCATCCGCATCGTTGCAAGCCAAGCGAGGGCAAATGGTTCTGCGACCAATCGCCAAGCCACATGCCAATCGCCAACAATAGGGCCGCTGCGGCAGGCCGGATTCGACAATACGATTGCAGCGATTCTGAAAGCGGAGGCAACCCAAGCACCCCCGACATGAAATGAACCATCCGGTCGTAATGATTTCGCTCTCAATCGAAAATACCGGAAAGTGTGAAGCCTGGAATCACTCGTCCGGCATCATCGTCCGGCACAAATGAGTAGATCCTCGATTGCGTTTTCGAGGGGATTCGCTTCGCTCGACCGCCGGCAAATTGCTTGAAACAATGTGCATTCCGACAGAACTCTTCCGCAAAATCGATAAAAGGGGATACAATTACGGAGAGTTCTCAACCCAAAAGCACTTCCTGAGTTTCTTGCAACCAAAACGATAATGTTATGAAGCGATTTTTGCATGGCACGGTGTGCCTGTTTTGCCTTTCAACGACCGTTTTTTTGATTGGGTGTAATCCGCTTCCCCAAAGTAGCGAGATGGAACCGATCGCCGATGCGGAAGCGGCGGTTAGAATCGTGCCCGGGACCGAGCCATCCGACCAACAACGCTCTGCGATCGTGGCGGCCAAGGATGCCTTGTTTCAACGATTGTCAGAGCGATTGATGGAAGCGATGATGACGCAGGGACCTGCACAAGCAATCGCTGTTTGCCAAAAAGAGGCAACGCAAATTGCCAATGAAGTTGGCGACGAACATAAGTTAAGCATCGGACGTCTGGGAGTTCGGCTTCGAAACCCCGAAAACACTGGGCCCGCTTGGGCAGCGGCGTTGATCGAAGCAAAGTCTGAAACGCCCGTCTTTACAACTTTAAGCAACGGAAACGCGGCGGCGCTATTGCCGATCAAACTCCAATCGCAATGCTTGATGTGCCATGGACCCTCGGAACAGATCTCACCAGACATCCAGTCGCAACTCGCTGAGCTCTATCCAGGTGACCAAGCGGTCGGCTTCAACGAAGGTGAACTGCGTGGCTGGTTCTGGGTTGAAACGCCGCAATCCTAACGATTGGGCGATCGCTGGACCTTGTTATCCGAAGAGGCCCTTTCTTCGGAATGATGATGCTCGCGATCCCATTGCTAATACGCAGACTGTTTTTCGAGCAAGGAACGTAAACGCTTTAAGGCGTAGACGTTAGCAAAACAATTTGCAAGCCCATGAATCATCCGGGCTAGCCCTCAAGATTCAAGCCGCCGCTCGTGATGGGTTGCCGCGAATCGGATGCACCGAGTTCGTTGGCACACACCATTCGCCAGGTTTCGGCTTCGACTTCCAACACCAAGCGAATCTCGTCGATCGCATCGGCGTCACCTGTACGCTCGGCGATGATCAAGTGTTTTGACAAGAACACGTACAAGTCGGCAACCTTGCCGCAAACGCCCTCGTCACTGGTGATGCCCGACAGTAGTTCGCTGATCAAATCGAGAAGTTTCAACGACCATTCATTCGGTCCTTTTCTCGAAGTGTCCTCGCGCCATGTTGCCGACAAGGTCGTTGCCGTTTCGACAGCCCGTTCGAGCACGATGAGTCTCAGACGGGCTGGCGACGCGCTGCGAACCATTGAGTCGAGATATTCGTCGGCTGAACCTCTTCCCGTCTGGTAGCCGCTTGGACGAAAATTCGAAGCTGGTTTCGACTGAGCGTACGACATACTGACTTGCCTCCTTGCAAGAACGAAAAACGATTACGAAGTCGGGAATTCGATCCGTTCTATCTGTGAAATGTAGTTTGAATTGGTTTGCAATTTCCCAATGGCGGTCTCGGTTGCATAGAATTGCTTCAGCAATCGCTCTCGTTCGTTATCGAGTCGTTCATTGAGTTGTTCGATCCGCTCATTGTTTTTCTCCATCTGCGTACCGAGTGTCTCGGTCCGAGTGAGCAGCAAACTGGTGCTCGGCCCAGCAAGCTTGTCTGCAAGGCTGCTTAGTCGATCAGCCAACCCTGTTTCGTCCGTTGTGAAAAACGCTTCGACCGCGCTAGGATCCGAAACCATCGCACTGGAAAGTTTGTCGCTATCGAGTTCCAATTTACCGGTTTCGTCAAAGCCGATGCCGACTTGCGCGAGCGACTTAAAATCACCCGCTTGACTGATCGTTCCCGATAGCAATCGCGAGTAGCCATCCCGAATCCGATAGGTCTCATTCGATCCGAATAGCAAACCAACCTCCTCGGTATCGGCATTGTAGAAGGTCAGCGATTCCAACTTCTCATGTAGTTTGTTGTATTGATCAACAAAGGTCTGGGCCGCATTGGTCACGGTGGATGCGTCGTCTTTGACGGTTATTGTGATGGGTGAGTCGGATAATTCCTTGAGTGTAAAAGACAATCCTTGGGTTTCCGTCGTGTTCGTATCGACGATCGAGCTGGTCAATGCTGAAACACTTACCCCATCAATGGTCGTCGTTGTAGCCGTTCCGGCAATTCCCAGATCGGTTGCTGCTTTACCGTTACCGACGTCTTCGATTTCAAGGGTTTCCGAACCGCCCGCCGTATCGATAATGGTGATGCCAGTTCCATCGTCGTTAATCGATGCCGAAACACCGATACCGAGCGAGTTGATTGCATCGAGAAATTCTCCGACGGAGGTAATGTTCTGCACGACCAGATTAATGCCGCTCGACTTTCCGAGGCTATCGGTAAGCAGAATACTACCGCTACTAATTCCCAATCCATCGTTCATGTCGGCAAGGTTGGTTGAGCGGCTAATCTTGCTTGCTTCGAACGAGTTGCTCATTTCGAAGACGCCATCGGAAGAACTCATGAATTGGCTAACGCCACCATCGGTCGAGACCGAAACAAGTGCATCTCGGCCGGTGGATTGAGTTCGCAGATCGAGGTTAAAACCGCTAGTGTCGATCGCCAACTTCCCCGCTTCGCCACCTTGGATACTACGAATCTGAAGCGAATAGCTGCCGTCATCATTGGTTCGGATCGACGCTTTCGCGTAACCCTCTTCGCTATTGATCTTCTCAACGATCGACGCCAACGTATCCTCCTCCTCGATTTCGATCACATCCGCTTGGGTTCCAACGAGTGCTTTGACCGTTTGTCCGCCAATCGTATGATCGGTTGCCGTCCCAGCAATCCCCAAATTCTCGGCGATTTCGGACGTGCCCGAACTCCTAACGGCTAGCGATTTGGTGCCGCCCGCGCTGTCAACGATCGAAATGCCGTCGCCTGCCTCGTTGATCGAAGCGGTCACGTTGTTACTAAGATTGTTGATGGCATCGACTAAATCGCCAACGGTTTCAATCTCGTCTCCTGAGATACTGACGGCTCCGATAACACCTTTGCTGTCGGTTACCAGAAAGCTACCGGTGCCGACGCCATTTCCACGATTGAGCTCCGTCAGCTTGGTCTCCAAAGTGACCGTCTGTCGATTCAGATTTTTACCGACCACTATTTGATCGGTCGTGTCGGCAACCAACCCTAGTTGCGACGCTGTATCGTCGGCAGATTCAATTTTGAAATTGCCTTCCCCACCCGAAACATCACGTATTTGAAAGCCATTTTTCGCATCGTTTAGCTTTGCGATTAGCGGCAGACCGGAGGCGTCGATTAAATCGATCACCTCGCTTGATGTGGTGGCAGATGACAAGTCGATGGTGGCCGCTTGTCCATCGGATAGAGTGATCGATAGGTCACCAAGCGGTCCGATGCCACTGCCGCCTCCAAGTTCCGACAGTGCCGCACCACGCAAGGAGTTGACCCCATCGGGTAGCTCTAGATCGATCCCGGTTACGGAGGAAGCAGCTTCATCGATGCCCCACAATCCAATGTCCGCTGCCGTTTCGGCGCTGCCAAGTTGTTCGACTTTCAAGTTGTTAGCCGTGCTACCCGTTTCATCCACCAACTTGAATGCATTGCCGACGGTCGTTGCGCGGACGCCGATATTGGCATCGTTGATCGTTTGCAGCACATCGTCCATCGTTCGGGCTTTGGACAGATCGATATCCGCGGTTGCGCCAGAGCGATCGGTGATTCGGATCACCCCTGCTTCGACTCCGCGTCCTTCATTTAGCTCCGATAATTTGACGGAATCGTCGAGCAGTTTGCTGCCAGGATTAATACGTATTTGGCCACTCAATCCGAGTGCGGTGTCGACCGAATCGAATCGTTGCAGCGAACGCACATCGTGGGTCGCGGCGGTTTGCAGCGTCTCAATCGTATGCGTTCCGACGGGAGATTTGTTTCCTCCCGTCGCGGAAATCACGTCACTGTTGGATGATTCAGCCGATTTGGAGCGAAACAATGAGGAATTGGCAAGCCGGTTTCCGCTGAGTTGCACACCGATGACCGAAGCGGTCAATTCCGCAATCGATTGCTGCTGTTTAGCGAGCGCTTCATTGCGAGCCGATACACGGTCCCGCGGCTGTGCACTAATCGCGATCAATTGGTCCACGGTGCCGACAATATCAGTTCCCGTGACCAATCCGACGGATGATTGAATTCGTCCCATGAGAGTTTCGAGTGTGGAAGGTAGGTTTGAGGAGGATCGACGTCTTTTCTATCGTCATTTTGTAGCGGTTACGTTCACCTAAACGCAAACGACCGGGCGAGGTTGTGACCCCGTCCGGCCGATTGCTATCTAT from Novipirellula aureliae includes these protein-coding regions:
- a CDS encoding membrane or secreted protein — its product is MTNLLQPPRYAFGKQAILAAICCLSLISLGGCRGQGLFPPAGTINQQQADAIVHDPFPQNDIAPYEAASRPRDYQQPLPEPVRNRLIPDAMPWLGR
- a CDS encoding pseudouridine synthase, with amino-acid sequence MPSRSANQSAKKPAKKPRQQSSRKSTSKLKSDRSSDDPNKPIRLQRLLASAGFGSRRRCEELIVEGRVEVNGKIVEELGTSVDAKTAKIFVDGSPLRPQKLVYYAVNKPTGVVTTNSDPEGRPRVIDLVPPSERVFAVGRLDRSSEGLILLTNDGELAQKLAHPKYQIRKVYRATVAGKVTSEAMRSMQKGMYISEGYVKVEGAKVLKARPRATELEITLREGKNREIRRILARLGHKVQQLRRIAIGPLRLGDMPIGSYRVLTHLEIKKLQESAEQSRRAAEANPEKPFRSKSPKKKVSARARAAGRSASGFAETRNTKSRKKPAAKPRSKPSTGLAAGSGISSGGVVIGGESSERKPRKTVKTSSKKRVTRKSSTRASATAKRATKRRPGR
- a CDS encoding dihydroorotate dehydrogenase electron transfer subunit codes for the protein MSETASKLHAKHYADRMVQIDSVIEQNERIGEATYRLRIAAKAIAESVLPGQFVMIRLSGTNAPLIGRAFAVYDVIRTESGEAIWIDLVYLCKGVMTKALAASPLGTAVTVWGPLGNGFLNEGCDRLIMAVGGIGQTPMLLLGREALGSECYGSPPRANGWSEKVELIYGARRKSLLAGVDDFAQSRFEVTLCTDDGSAGVRDLVPNVLAKRLTELPSGERVRVATCGPEVMMQKVAQVCRDASASVVCDVSMETPMACGIGICFSCVAKIRQDGDDPWDYKRTCVEGPVFRADQIYW
- the ald gene encoding alanine dehydrogenase, producing the protein MIIGVPKELKTDEYRIAMLPVGVEDLVSRGHEVLIEAGGGLGSGLPDEDYQKSGAEICASADEIFARADLIVKVKEPQEQEFSRIRAGQLVFTYFHFAASLPLTEAMIDSRATCIAYETLRDANGRLPLLTPMSEVAGRMSIQQGAKYLEKPQMGRGILLGGVPGVAPAHITILGGGIVGANAAKIAAGFQADVAILDTNLDRLRYLDDIMPANVNCLYSDRHNILEQLRRADLVIGSVLIPGAKAPQLVRAEDLRLMKPGSVLIDVAVDQGGCIETSRPTTHSNPTYMVDEIVHYCVANMPGAVGRTSTFALCNATLPWIRTLADKGLASAIEDHPPLHEAVNIFHGKVVNAAVADAFGLSLTEM
- the mgtE gene encoding magnesium transporter, with translation MVNTLFLPELREMLAEHNQAELIEFCNALNPGRTAEFMEGLSNEEAWEVLQYAAPSRRSEIFGYFEEERQLAMLYKHDPSQVAELVEEIPADDRVDLLQELPSERVNQILPLLPLSDRRNIQRLRAYQEETAGGLMTTEVAKLGQKLTVREALDELGRQASELETIYYLYVVDEDNMLRGIVSTRQLVSSLNKPNRTLGEMMESDVVVALVTEDQESVAEKVERYNLLAIPVVDSGRRLLGIITHDDVIDVVREELTEDAHRIAAVAPLEDDFLRIGLYTLSWKRGLWLTILFFAALLTAFTLRQYEAELEAYAWLVWFIPLIISAGGNSGSQSATLVITAMTSGEVKFHDLPKVLVRELAVSFMLGSFLALIGFLVALFIAPSLEGALIIPITLLSVIICGCMCGALLPILFKRAGLDPALMSNPFVAGIVDILGIVIYINVARALLS
- a CDS encoding c-type heme family protein, producing the protein MKRFLHGTVCLFCLSTTVFLIGCNPLPQSSEMEPIADAEAAVRIVPGTEPSDQQRSAIVAAKDALFQRLSERLMEAMMTQGPAQAIAVCQKEATQIANEVGDEHKLSIGRLGVRLRNPENTGPAWAAALIEAKSETPVFTTLSNGNAAALLPIKLQSQCLMCHGPSEQISPDIQSQLAELYPGDQAVGFNEGELRGWFWVETPQS
- a CDS encoding flagellar export chaperone FliS; the protein is MSYAQSKPASNFRPSGYQTGRGSADEYLDSMVRSASPARLRLIVLERAVETATTLSATWREDTSRKGPNEWSLKLLDLISELLSGITSDEGVCGKVADLYVFLSKHLIIAERTGDADAIDEIRLVLEVEAETWRMVCANELGASDSRQPITSGGLNLEG
- the fliD gene encoding flagellar filament capping protein FliD, with amino-acid sequence MGRIQSSVGLVTGTDIVGTVDQLIAISAQPRDRVSARNEALAKQQQSIAELTASVIGVQLSGNRLANSSLFRSKSAESSNSDVISATGGNKSPVGTHTIETLQTAATHDVRSLQRFDSVDTALGLSGQIRINPGSKLLDDSVKLSELNEGRGVEAGVIRITDRSGATADIDLSKARTMDDVLQTINDANIGVRATTVGNAFKLVDETGSTANNLKVEQLGSAETAADIGLWGIDEAASSVTGIDLELPDGVNSLRGAALSELGGGSGIGPLGDLSITLSDGQAATIDLSSATTSSEVIDLIDASGLPLIAKLNDAKNGFQIRDVSGGEGNFKIESADDTASQLGLVADTTDQIVVGKNLNRQTVTLETKLTELNRGNGVGTGSFLVTDSKGVIGAVSISGDEIETVGDLVDAINNLSNNVTASINEAGDGISIVDSAGGTKSLAVRSSGTSEIAENLGIAGTATDHTIGGQTVKALVGTQADVIEIEEEDTLASIVEKINSEEGYAKASIRTNDDGSYSLQIRSIQGGEAGKLAIDTSGFNLDLRTQSTGRDALVSVSTDGGVSQFMSSSDGVFEMSNSFEASKISRSTNLADMNDGLGISSGSILLTDSLGKSSGINLVVQNITSVGEFLDAINSLGIGVSASINDDGTGITIIDTAGGSETLEIEDVGNGKAATDLGIAGTATTTTIDGVSVSALTSSIVDTNTTETQGLSFTLKELSDSPITITVKDDASTVTNAAQTFVDQYNKLHEKLESLTFYNADTEEVGLLFGSNETYRIRDGYSRLLSGTISQAGDFKSLAQVGIGFDETGKLELDSDKLSSAMVSDPSAVEAFFTTDETGLADRLSSLADKLAGPSTSLLLTRTETLGTQMEKNNERIEQLNERLDNERERLLKQFYATETAIGKLQTNSNYISQIERIEFPTS